From one Bacteroides fragilis NCTC 9343 genomic stretch:
- a CDS encoding 6-bladed beta-propeller, whose translation MRMILILGVMVLGFTACSNKKTVDPNPVVRDNIIHLSTAIKNVREEMMLSELVDSVSYIPLETNPNCMLGNYQRLTFSPQYIFYSNYCFDWNGQFLFRIGSQGQGACEDIYVHVADIVYLNNHFYGNASKIIEYDDRGKCTGKELSWFTQKTMDTAPVGHLVNQVCFAPAGENLMFYNFPDTVYFINTDYEFVAKRSMMPWGRKGGAPSMSGGDPRFKYTSYYKDTTLFYNFYTDTVFTVTPTSLMPRWVVELDEELRFPTRYLYEDGLLSEAFKCWESGNLENAKMIKLLDHKYMVSGVFETERFVFLSVYECMPFRELRKLPETPPLTAIYNKRTGETFAVKQVVDDLGGMKAFFPSWGAYNEKLLATIWPYKLKEFIEEEQSAGRTVAPQILNLMQRVREDDNPVLIIAHLKK comes from the coding sequence ATGCGAATGATATTGATACTGGGTGTTATGGTATTGGGCTTCACGGCTTGTAGTAACAAAAAAACAGTGGATCCTAATCCTGTTGTTCGAGATAATATTATTCATTTGTCAACTGCGATAAAGAATGTTCGGGAGGAAATGATGCTTTCGGAGCTGGTGGATAGTGTCAGTTATATTCCTTTGGAAACGAATCCGAATTGTATGTTAGGTAATTATCAGCGTTTGACCTTTTCTCCCCAATACATATTTTACTCAAACTATTGTTTTGATTGGAATGGGCAGTTCTTGTTCCGTATTGGGAGCCAGGGTCAAGGGGCTTGTGAAGATATCTATGTGCATGTGGCTGATATAGTGTATTTGAATAATCATTTCTATGGGAATGCCTCTAAAATAATAGAATATGATGACCGGGGGAAGTGTACAGGGAAAGAGCTTAGCTGGTTTACCCAGAAAACAATGGACACTGCACCGGTTGGACATTTGGTCAATCAGGTTTGCTTTGCTCCGGCAGGAGAAAACCTGATGTTTTATAATTTTCCGGATACGGTTTATTTCATAAATACGGATTACGAGTTTGTAGCCAAACGCAGTATGATGCCGTGGGGCAGGAAAGGGGGCGCACCGTCCATGAGTGGCGGAGATCCTCGTTTTAAGTACACGAGTTACTATAAAGATACGACCTTATTTTATAATTTTTATACGGATACAGTTTTTACTGTTACCCCCACTTCCCTGATGCCTCGCTGGGTGGTGGAGTTAGATGAAGAATTACGGTTTCCTACCCGGTATCTATATGAAGATGGATTGTTGTCTGAAGCTTTTAAATGTTGGGAATCGGGTAATTTGGAAAACGCAAAAATGATTAAACTGCTGGATCACAAATATATGGTATCCGGTGTTTTTGAAACAGAGCGTTTTGTTTTTTTATCTGTCTATGAATGCATGCCATTCAGGGAGCTGCGCAAACTGCCTGAGACTCCTCCATTAACAGCTATTTACAATAAACGTACGGGTGAGACGTTTGCCGTGAAACAGGTTGTAGATGATCTGGGTGGAATGAAGGCTTTCTTTCCTTCTTGGGGGGCGTATAATGAAAAGCTTTTAGCTACCATCTGGCCTTATAAGTTGAAAGAATTTATAGAAGAGGAACAGTCTGCCGGACGGACTGTGGCTCCACAAATACTGAACTTGATGCAGCGCGTGCGAGAAGATGATAATCCGGTTCTTATAATAGCTCATTTGAAAAAATAG